The following proteins are co-located in the Leptodactylus fuscus isolate aLepFus1 chromosome 8, aLepFus1.hap2, whole genome shotgun sequence genome:
- the TRIM72 gene encoding tripartite motif-containing protein 72, whose amino-acid sequence MANPQLVQGMQNDLTCQLCLELFRSPVTPECGHTFCQSCLIGAPKGQDQNGSTLCPTCQAPSRPESLHINRQLEHLVQSFKQVPQGHCLEHLDPLSVFCEQDKELICGVCASLGKHKGHNIITAAEAYTKMKRQLPQQQVLLQEARLRKEKTVALLDRQVAEVKDTVSRFKSSVKDQLNTMRSYLNIMETSLFREADKAEINATSALLGERKSLAHYVEQLGQMDGVLKDLDGQEQTEFLRKFCVVTSRLGTTLSESPLPGRLDIQLPIISDEFKFQVWRKMFRALMPALENLTFDPDTAQQNLVVSDNGKSVECSDHKQPVSDDPGRFDKGNCLVTKESFTAGEHYWEVMVEDKPRWALGVISETANRKGKLHASPSNGFWILGCKEGKVYEAHAEAKEPRILRVDGRPEKIGIYLSFSDGVVSFFDSGDEDNVKLLYTFHERFSGRLFPFFDVCWHDKGKNSQPLKLYVPTGSQ is encoded by the exons ATGGCGAACCCCCAGCTGGTGCAAGGCATGCAGAATGACCTCACCTGTCAGCTTTGTCTCGAGCTCTTCCGATCGCCCGTCACACCGGAATGCGGACACACTTTCTGCCAGAGCTGCCTGATTGGGGCCCCCAAGGGCCAGGACCAAAATGGCTCCACTCTCTGCCCTACTTGTCAGGCCCCATCCCGACCTGAGAGCCTTCACATCAATCGTCAGCTGGAACATCTGGTGCAAAGCTTCAAGCAGGTCCCCCAGGGCCATTGTCTGGAACATCTGGACCCACTGAGTGTGTTCTGTGAGCAGGACaaggagctgatctgtggggtgtgCGCCTCCCTGGGGAAACACAAGGGACATAATATCATCACCGCCGCCGAGGCTTATACCAAGATGAAG AGACAACTTCCACAACAGCAAGTCCTCCTGCAGGAAGCCCGACTACGGAAGGAGAAGACAGTGGCTCTACTGGACAGACAGGTGGCAGAAGTGAAG GATACAGTGTCCCGCTTTAAGTCTAGTGTGAAGGATCAGCTCAACACTATGCGCTCCTATCTGAACATCATGGAGACCTCACTATTCCGAGAAGCAGACAAAGCCGAGATAAACGCCACCTCTGCCCTTCTGGGCGAAAGGAAAAGTCTGGCCCATTACGTGGAGCAGCTTGGCCAGATGGACGGAGTCCTGAAAGACTTAGACGGACAGGAACAGACTGAATTTCTAAGG AAATTCTGCGTAGTGACCAGCAG GCTTGGCACCACCTTGTCGGAGTCTCCTCTTCCTGGACGCCTGGACATCCAGCTGCCCATTATCTCCGATGAGTTCAAATTCCAAGTATGGAGGAAGATGTTCCGGGCCTTGATGCCAG CTCTGGAAAACTTGACATTTGACCCTGACACAGCCCAACAGAACCTGGTGGTGTCTGACAATGGTAAATCGGTGGAATGTTCTGACCACAAGCAGCCAGTGTCTGATGATCCCGGCCGCTTTGACAAAGGCAACTGTCTAGTCACCAAAGAAAGCTTCACAGCCGGAGAACACTACTGGGAGGTGATGGTCGAGGACAAACCAAGGTGGGCCTTAGGTGTCATCTCTGAAACCGCCAACCGTAAAGGGAAGCTTCACGCCTCTCCCTCCAATGGCTTTTGGATCTTGGGCTGCAAGGAAGGAAAGGTGTATGAGGCCCATGCAGAGGCAAAGGAGCCGCGTATCCTCCGCGTGGACGGGCGTCCTGAGAAGATCGGCATATACCTGAGCTTCTCCGATGGGGTGGTGTCCTTCTTTGATTCTGGAGATGAGGACAATGTTAAGCTACTGTATACCTTCCACGAGCGCTTCTCCGGCCGCCTCTTTCCTTTCTTTGATGTCTGCTGGCACGATAAAGGAAAGAACAGCCAACCCCTGAAGCTCTACGTGCCAACAGGTAGCCAGTGA